The sequence AAGAATTCCGTAGACGCCCATTGTAAAGGGGAAGCCCAGCGCCTGATCTCCGCCGCCAAAGAAATCGACCAACGGGAGAGTCAAACCCTGCACTATAAAAGCGCCGACAAATGCTAGCACAAAACGGAATGTAGAAACGCTTGTTCTTTCCTGTGAATTCGGAGAAATTACGCCCATCAACGCCGAATAAGGAATGTTTACCGCAGTGTAAGCCATCATTACAAGCGTAAAAGTAATGTATGCATAAATGATTTTTCCGGTTACATCGAAAGGCGGCGTCGTAAAAGCCAGGACTCCGAATATTGCCAGAGGACCGGACATCCAGATTAAATACGGTCGAAATTTGCCCCACTTTGTATTGGTACGGTCGGCGATAATTCCCATGATAGGATCGTTAGCCGCGTCCCAGAAACGCGAAACCATCAACATTGTGCCCGCAGCTGCAGCGGGTATTCCGAATATATCAGTATAAAAGAAAAGGAGAAAATTGACAAACATCTGGAAATAAAGATTCGAAGCCGTATCTCCAAGCCCGTATCCGATTTTCTCTTTAAGGGACAATTTCTCGCCGGTATTATCCATTTTCTCACTCCGAAATTCTTATAATGCTGGCTCTTTGACTACAAAAAAAATAATTAACTATTGTTTAATCTCGGCTTATAGTAACAATTAATAGTACTATAGTAACATCGTATTTTTTCATTTATTTTATTGTTTTCAAACGTTTTCAATATTTATATCAAACGTAAAAGTTCTTATCCATTCGTCTTTTTCGCCCGGATTCAATTCGATTTTTTTGTACAATTCCGGACTAACCACATGACGTTTTCCCCATAAATTGATTTTAGACGCCGCGAAATTTCCCATTTCGGATATCATACATCCGTATGTTCTGTTTATAATCCTCCATTCAGCTTTGCAATTACAGTTTATATTTTCCAGAAAATATTCGGTTTGAGGTTCATTCTTCCAGGAGAGAAAATTTCCGCCGAATATTAAATTGTTTTCTTTATCGATTACTTTATGAATTTCTTCTTTTATGATTTCAAATGGAAAAATCAACCGATAAGTCCCAGATATCTTCTCCGAATTAACCGAAATGAAATTGTGAACATACTCGTTGGTTCGAATAACTTTATCGCCTTTATTTTCAATTTTGTATTTAATATCGAATTGATTGCCCGTCAAAGCGATTTCTTTTTCGGCTTCAAAAACATAACCGCTAGAATTGCAGAGATAACGATAAATAATTTTCCCCTGCTCTATACAATAATCGAAATCAAACGGGCGGAATTTATATTCGAAAAAGAAATCGTATGGTTTATCCGACTCTTTTATTAAATATCCGACTCCCGGTTTAATAAATTCTTCGCCGGGCTTAATTTCATCGTACCCCAAAGGACTGTCGATGCCGAATTCATTAAAAAAACCGCAGCCTTTTTTGAGGTCGTACTTTTCGGATTCGGTTGTACCGAATTCAATACCGTTATAAATAACTCTTCTAATTTTTCCTGTATAGTCGAAACGCGCGCCGGAATAACCTTCTTCAGGCAGTTCAATTATAAGACTCAGTTTGTTGTTTTTTAATTCAACCGGCATATCATTTTATAATAATTGTTTGCAATGAATTCCCGGGCAGATTGTAATTAATATATTTTCCTGCAATCTCAACCGAGTATGTAAATTCTTTTTCAGTCGGATTAAATAATTCGACTGCAATCGATATGTCTTCGTTGATTGCCGCTGTCGCCATAATACCGGAATTGTTAATATCGAGTTTAATCCTATGAGCCCCCGGTCTTATATACTTGCTGAAATGCGACATTACGTAATAGAGCGGAGTGTAATAAACCTCGTCTTCTTCAGGTTTAACGATTACAGGCGCAATGCACCAATTTTGAGCGTGATTCGGTCCTCCTTTATCGTCGAGAACAATATTCCAGTCGATCCATCCTGTAAGCCAACTGTTAAGCCCCCCGATAATATCACGCGCATATCGGAATACGGGCACGTATTTAGGATGCAGATGCTTGGTTTCCGGCGAAGCCCAATCGTAACCCCAATCGGTAGCCTCTTTGCTCCAGTACCAGAGGTCGTCCTTCCAAACCGGGACTTCCGAATCGATACACCCTTCGGTGTGCATTAAGTGTTTATCGGGAAATTTTTTGTGCACTTCATTCAAAGCTTCGGGATACCACGAAATTGTACTGCTGTACCAGTGAACCGCCGTTCCCCATACGTATTTTGCCGCGTCGGGATCGCCGAGAATTTTTTCCGCCCACTCTACAACTTCGTCCCTGTTCTGGTCGTAAATCAAAATATTAGCGTCGATGCCTTCTTTTTGGAAAGTCGGTCCCAAATGATTCTTAACGAAATCAGCCATTTGTTCGGGAGTATAAATCATGCTTTCCCAATTTTCATCGTTCCCCAGCGGCTCGTTTTCGACTGTCACTCCCCAAATATCGATTCCCAGACTGTCATAAGCTTCAATATATTTTACAAAGAATTTAGCCCAGACCGGATAGTATTCCGGTTTTAAAGATCCTCCGTTCCAATCGTTATTGTCTTTCATCCACGGCGGAGCCGTCCAGGGTGACGCTAACAGCTTGAAACCTTCCGCAGAGATTTTCCGGGCATCTTTAATCAGCGGAACTAAATCGTCCAAATCCTCTTTGACGGTAAAATATTTCAGAGCCGTATCGCCGGGCACATCGGCATATGAATAATTTTTCAGCGAAAAATCGCAACTGTTAATATGAGTTCTCATCAATGAATAATCAGCGCCCGATTTTGAGAAATATGCGTTCAATACCTCTGTTCTTTTTTCGGGACTGATTTGATTTAGAACATAAGCCGAAGATTCAGTAAACGCGCCTCCGAATCCGACAATTTTTTGATAAAGCGTGTCCGGTTCAAGCTTAATTAGGATATCGGAGTTATACCCCTGAGAGCTTAAATTGAAAAGTCCCTTCTCTGACAGTTTATCGCCAGATTTCGAAGTCTGGACTACAACCGCTTCAGAGTATTCATACCCATCGCGGGCGCATGCCGCGGCAATAATTATCAGCAATACGAATAATAAATTTGTCCTCTTCATTGTTCCTCCGGTAAGTAAAAATTTAAGACGCATGACAAAATATTCGGATTGCAAGCGATTGTCTTGGATATTAGTAACAAAAATCAGGACTATAGTAACATTGGCAGCGTTAGGGCGCGGGTCAATTATTTTTATTCGACATGTATTCGGAGGGGGATTTGCCGTATTGTTTTTTGAAACAGCGGGCAAAGTATGTCAAATCGTTAAAACCGACGGCATAAGCTATTTCCGTAATGGTCATTTTTTTCTGTTCGAGCATTTGCGTGGCTTTTTTCAATCTGATATTTCGAATGAACTCGTGCACGGTTTGATCCGTCAACCCTCTCAATTTCCTGTATAATTGCATTCTGCTCATTCCGATTTCTTTACTTAGCATATCGGCGTTGAATTTTTCGTCGGATATGTGATCTTCGATTATTTTAACAAGACTTTCGAGGAAGCGGGTGTCGATGTCCGTTAAAGGAATTTTCGAATCGCCGTAGATAAATTCTTTGCTGAATTTTTCCTGCATTTTCTTTCTCGATTCGAGAAGATTTGTAATATAAGCTTCGAGCACGCTTATGTTGAAAGGTTTGGGCAAATATGCGTCAGCCCCCTGATTGATGCTCTTAATATGGTACTCCTGCGTATTGTAACTTGTTAAAATTATTACGGGAATATGACTCGTTTTTTTGTCGTTCTTGAGTTTATTGCACAAAGTAATGCCGTCCAATTTTTTCATTTTTACGTCGCTAATTATAATATCGGGAATAATTTGCAGGGCTTTTTTGTAGCCTGTTTCGCCGTCTTCGGCTTCGTGCACGCGATAAGCGTACTGGAATGAATTCTTAATATATTCCCTTATTTCGTCGTCGTCTTCTACTATCAACAAAACCGGAACGTTGTGCAATTTGTATTTAACGAGAGAGGCTTCATTGTTCTTTCCGTTGCCCGGTTCGGGTAAAAATTGATTGTTCGACGACAGTTTGAATTTTGCCACGAGCTGATTTTCTTCCAGGTAATGTTCGTCCAAAGGAATTTGCACCGTAAATTTGGCTCCTTCGCCTTCTTTGCTTTCAACTAAAATGCAACCCCTGTAGAGTTTAATCAGTTCGTAAACCAGAGCCAGACCGATTCCCATTCCGTCGTAACGTTTGCCTTTATAATCTTCGATGTGATAATAACGTTCGAAAATATGTTCGATTTTGTTTTCCGGAATGCCTATTCCCGTATCTTCAACAATAATTTCAATGTAATTATCCGCATTTTCGTCCGCACCGTTTCCTTTGAAATCGCCGGAGCCGATAATATTAACCGAGACCGAAATGACGCCGCCGTCGGGAGTAAATTTAAACGCATTCGACAGGAGATTATAAATTACCTTGTCTATTTTATCGGCATCGAACCAGGCGATATAATTTTCAACCCCTGAAGAAAAGCGGAAATCAATTTTGTGGTCGATTGCAATATCATGGAAAGAATACGTACTCTCCCGAATGAAATTAATAATATCTCCTCTCGACAAATACAATTTGAGATCGCCGGTGTCGAGTTTATTCAAATCTTTCAATTGATTTGCCATCCGTTGAAGCCGTTTGGCATTACGATAAATAACCATCAGATTATTCTTTATTTTATCGCCCACATCTTCGGAAGAGATTATTTTTTCAAGGGGACTTAAAACAAGCGTGAGCGGCGATTGCAGTTCGTGCGATATATTTGTGAAAAATTGATTTTTCAGGTGGTCGAGTTCGTACATCTTTTCGAGTTCGATATGTTCCTTTTTCAATGCGTTTCTGAGACGCTTCCGGCTCATATAATAATTAGAAATAAAATAAGCGATTATGCTTAGCATCAAAAATTCGATGAGATATGCCCACCATGTTTTATAGAACGGCGGTTCAATTACAATGTTCAATACAGCTCCCGCTTCGTTCCAGACCCCGTCGTTGTTCGACGCTTTCACTTTTAATATGTATTCTCCGGGGTCGAGATTCGTGTATGTAGCGGTTCGCACGTTTCCTACATAATTCCAATCTTTGTCGAAACCTTCCAGCATATAAGCATATTGATTTTTTTCGGGGCTGTTGTAATTAAGCGCGACAAATCCGAAAGAGATAACGGAATGCTTGTATGATAGGATCAATTCTTTTGTATTGATTAAATTTTCTTTCAAAGGGGAATCTTCTTTACCTACTGCTACA comes from Melioribacter roseus P3M-2 and encodes:
- a CDS encoding glycoside hydrolase family 30 protein; the protein is MKRTNLLFVLLIIIAAACARDGYEYSEAVVVQTSKSGDKLSEKGLFNLSSQGYNSDILIKLEPDTLYQKIVGFGGAFTESSAYVLNQISPEKRTEVLNAYFSKSGADYSLMRTHINSCDFSLKNYSYADVPGDTALKYFTVKEDLDDLVPLIKDARKISAEGFKLLASPWTAPPWMKDNNDWNGGSLKPEYYPVWAKFFVKYIEAYDSLGIDIWGVTVENEPLGNDENWESMIYTPEQMADFVKNHLGPTFQKEGIDANILIYDQNRDEVVEWAEKILGDPDAAKYVWGTAVHWYSSTISWYPEALNEVHKKFPDKHLMHTEGCIDSEVPVWKDDLWYWSKEATDWGYDWASPETKHLHPKYVPVFRYARDIIGGLNSWLTGWIDWNIVLDDKGGPNHAQNWCIAPVIVKPEEDEVYYTPLYYVMSHFSKYIRPGAHRIKLDINNSGIMATAAINEDISIAVELFNPTEKEFTYSVEIAGKYINYNLPGNSLQTIIIK